Sequence from the Bacillus sp. es.036 genome:
AAAAGACCCGATCCTCAAAATGGAGTCAGACCCTTCTGTTATTCAGCTATAAAGAATCGTGAGGGAGATTTCAGTGATGCTTCGCCCATTCATTTTTTGATGACTTACCCAGCATTTCAATATGAAAATAACTCCCAAGCTTCTTTTCCACTGATTCTGCTCGATAACTTTTACTTTAATTTAAAAACCTAAGGTGATGGTCGCTTATCCTTTACTATTTTAATGTTCCGATGTTTCCTTTACCATTGTCTACGGTTAAGGAGTAATCATCGTCTCTTACCGAAGCGTAAAAAATATGCTTTATATTTGAAACCCCAGCTGCTTTGATTTCTTTTAATAACCATTCTTTATCTTTATGAATGAGTACTAAATTTCTATATTGTATTTTCCCCTCAATGACAACTGCAATAGGAAGACCACTATAATCAACATGACAATTTAAAATTTTTGGTGTCACAGGCATGGACTCTTCCTTTGGAAGTACACTTATTTCTCCATTTGGTTCAAGAATAGCGTATTGAATATTGGTCACGTCAGCATAGCCTTTACTTCTTATACTTGATAATAGTTCTGACAAAGAAAAGCGACTTTTTTTCAGATTCATTTTAATTAACTTGCCATGCTTTATTAAAATCGTTGGTTCTCCAATTACAAATCGATTGAGGTGCTTGTAAAGACTTAATTTTGATAGTGATA
This genomic interval carries:
- a CDS encoding DUF421 domain-containing protein; translated protein: MLSFIGTVLILFLVTIVVIRSMGKSALAQFTPHDLTALFFIVTIAIKAIKVEGITQALIGIAIVIIIHISLSKLSLYKHLNRFVIGEPTILIKHGKLIKMNLKKSRFSLSELLSSIRSKGYADVTNIQYAILEPNGEISVLPKEESMPVTPKILNCHVDYSGLPIAVVIEGKIQYRNLVLIHKDKEWLLKEIKAAGVSNIKHIFYASVRDDDYSLTVDNGKGNIGTLK